A single Caretta caretta isolate rCarCar2 chromosome 2, rCarCar1.hap1, whole genome shotgun sequence DNA region contains:
- the LOC125632950 gene encoding uncharacterized protein LOC125632950 isoform X1: protein MQENYDNLTSLADDGMVSETMEQNPHQEVHKQVESRGVLLQRCKGSVSRSCEQGKTCESQHRPEKWQGNQPAQKVGKSVNYQGTLKGLKESMAQQGIPKGERKNTCVDCGEKFSRRLQLITHQKTHTGKKPYECCECRKTFTDSANLIRHQRIHTGERPYTCCECGKSFAWRSSLITHQRIHTGEKPYECCECGKTFNDSSHLIIHKRIHTGERNYTCVDCGKKFSRRSTLITHQRIHTGKKPYECCECKKTFIDSSNLIRHQRIHTGERPYKCCECGKTFTTSSLLITHQRIHTSEKPYECCECGKDFSSSSYLITHQRIHTGEKPYKCLECGKTFAWSSYLIIHQRIHTGEKPYKCFECGKTFAVSSNLVTHQRGHTGERNNTCVYCGKKFSRRSTLIRHQRSHTGERPYACCECGKTFTRSSHLIRHQSIHTEEKPYKCCECGKTFNRSSNLIRHQRIHTGEKPYE from the coding sequence CAGATGATGGGATGGTGAGTGAGACCATGGAGCAGAATCCTCATCAGgaagttcacaagcaagtggaaTCACGTGGGGTGTTATTGCAAAGATGCAAAGGGAGTGTGTCCAGGAGTTGTGAGCAGGGAAAAacctgtgagagtcagcacaggccagagaagtgGCAGGGAAACCAACCAGCGCAGAAGGTTGGTAAATCTGTTAATTATCAGGGAACTCTCAAAGGCCTCAAGGAAAGCATGGCCCAGCAGGGAATCcccaagggagagagaaagaacacaTGTGTTGATTGTGGGGAAAAATTCAGTAGGCGCTTACAGCTTATTACACATCAGAAGACCCACACAGGGAagaaaccctatgaatgctgtgagtgcaggAAAACCTTCACTGATAGTGCaaaccttattagacatcagaggatccacacaggcgAGAGACCCTATacctgctgtgagtgtgggaaaagctttgctTGGAGATCAagccttattacacatcagaggatccacacaggggagaaaccctatgaatgctgtgagtgcggaAAAACCTTCAATGATAGCTCACACCTTATTATACATAAGAGGATTCATACAGGAGAGAGAAATTACACATGCGTTGATTGTGGGAAAAAGTTCAGTAGACGCTCAACCCTTATTAcgcatcagaggatccacactgggaagaaaccctatgaatgctgtgagtgcaaGAAAACCTTCATTGATAGCTCAAAtcttattagacatcagaggatccacacaggagagaggccctataaATGCTGTgaatgtgggaaaaccttcactacAAGCTCActccttattacacatcagaggatccacacatcagagaaaccctatgaatgctgcGAGTGTGGGAAAGACTTTTCTTCAAGCTCataccttattacacatcagaggatccacacaggggagaaaccctataaatgtcttgagtgtgggaaaacctttgCTTGGAGCTCATACCTTATTatacatcagaggatccacacaggggagaaaccctataaatgttttgagtgcgggaaaacctttgCTGTTAGCTCAAACCTTGTTACACATCAGAGgggccacacaggagagagaaataACACATGTGTTTATTGTGGGAAAAAGTTCAGTAggcgctcaacccttattagacatcagaggagccacacaggagagagaccctatgcaTGCTGTgaatgtgggaaaaccttcactcgGAGCTCACACCTCATCAGGCATCAGAGCATTCACACAGaggagaaaccctataaatgctgtGAATGTGGAAAAACCTTCAATCGGAGCTCAAACCTTATTAggcatcagaggatccacacaggggagaaaccctatgAATAA
- the LOC125632950 gene encoding uncharacterized protein LOC125632950 isoform X3, which produces MEKGSKYIGDDGMVSETMEQNPHQEVHKQVESRGVLLQRCKGSVSRSCEQGKTCESQHRPEKWQGNQPAQKVGKSVNYQGTLKGLKESMAQQGIPKGERKNTCVDCGEKFSRRLQLITHQKTHTGKKPYECCECRKTFTDSANLIRHQRIHTGERPYTCCECGKSFAWRSSLITHQRIHTGEKPYECCECGKTFNDSSHLIIHKRIHTGERNYTCVDCGKKFSRRSTLITHQRIHTGKKPYECCECKKTFIDSSNLIRHQRIHTGERPYKCCECGKTFTTSSLLITHQRIHTSEKPYECCECGKDFSSSSYLITHQRIHTGEKPYKCLECGKTFAWSSYLIIHQRIHTGEKPYKCFECGKTFAVSSNLVTHQRGHTGERNNTCVYCGKKFSRRSTLIRHQRSHTGERPYACCECGKTFTRSSHLIRHQSIHTEEKPYKCCECGKTFNRSSNLIRHQRIHTGEKPYE; this is translated from the coding sequence ATGATGGGATGGTGAGTGAGACCATGGAGCAGAATCCTCATCAGgaagttcacaagcaagtggaaTCACGTGGGGTGTTATTGCAAAGATGCAAAGGGAGTGTGTCCAGGAGTTGTGAGCAGGGAAAAacctgtgagagtcagcacaggccagagaagtgGCAGGGAAACCAACCAGCGCAGAAGGTTGGTAAATCTGTTAATTATCAGGGAACTCTCAAAGGCCTCAAGGAAAGCATGGCCCAGCAGGGAATCcccaagggagagagaaagaacacaTGTGTTGATTGTGGGGAAAAATTCAGTAGGCGCTTACAGCTTATTACACATCAGAAGACCCACACAGGGAagaaaccctatgaatgctgtgagtgcaggAAAACCTTCACTGATAGTGCaaaccttattagacatcagaggatccacacaggcgAGAGACCCTATacctgctgtgagtgtgggaaaagctttgctTGGAGATCAagccttattacacatcagaggatccacacaggggagaaaccctatgaatgctgtgagtgcggaAAAACCTTCAATGATAGCTCACACCTTATTATACATAAGAGGATTCATACAGGAGAGAGAAATTACACATGCGTTGATTGTGGGAAAAAGTTCAGTAGACGCTCAACCCTTATTAcgcatcagaggatccacactgggaagaaaccctatgaatgctgtgagtgcaaGAAAACCTTCATTGATAGCTCAAAtcttattagacatcagaggatccacacaggagagaggccctataaATGCTGTgaatgtgggaaaaccttcactacAAGCTCActccttattacacatcagaggatccacacatcagagaaaccctatgaatgctgcGAGTGTGGGAAAGACTTTTCTTCAAGCTCataccttattacacatcagaggatccacacaggggagaaaccctataaatgtcttgagtgtgggaaaacctttgCTTGGAGCTCATACCTTATTatacatcagaggatccacacaggggagaaaccctataaatgttttgagtgcgggaaaacctttgCTGTTAGCTCAAACCTTGTTACACATCAGAGgggccacacaggagagagaaataACACATGTGTTTATTGTGGGAAAAAGTTCAGTAggcgctcaacccttattagacatcagaggagccacacaggagagagaccctatgcaTGCTGTgaatgtgggaaaaccttcactcgGAGCTCACACCTCATCAGGCATCAGAGCATTCACACAGaggagaaaccctataaatgctgtGAATGTGGAAAAACCTTCAATCGGAGCTCAAACCTTATTAggcatcagaggatccacacaggggagaaaccctatgAATAA
- the LOC125632950 gene encoding uncharacterized protein LOC125632950 isoform X4: MVSETMEQNPHQEVHKQVESRGVLLQRCKGSVSRSCEQGKTCESQHRPEKWQGNQPAQKVGKSVNYQGTLKGLKESMAQQGIPKGERKNTCVDCGEKFSRRLQLITHQKTHTGKKPYECCECRKTFTDSANLIRHQRIHTGERPYTCCECGKSFAWRSSLITHQRIHTGEKPYECCECGKTFNDSSHLIIHKRIHTGERNYTCVDCGKKFSRRSTLITHQRIHTGKKPYECCECKKTFIDSSNLIRHQRIHTGERPYKCCECGKTFTTSSLLITHQRIHTSEKPYECCECGKDFSSSSYLITHQRIHTGEKPYKCLECGKTFAWSSYLIIHQRIHTGEKPYKCFECGKTFAVSSNLVTHQRGHTGERNNTCVYCGKKFSRRSTLIRHQRSHTGERPYACCECGKTFTRSSHLIRHQSIHTEEKPYKCCECGKTFNRSSNLIRHQRIHTGEKPYE; encoded by the coding sequence ATGGTGAGTGAGACCATGGAGCAGAATCCTCATCAGgaagttcacaagcaagtggaaTCACGTGGGGTGTTATTGCAAAGATGCAAAGGGAGTGTGTCCAGGAGTTGTGAGCAGGGAAAAacctgtgagagtcagcacaggccagagaagtgGCAGGGAAACCAACCAGCGCAGAAGGTTGGTAAATCTGTTAATTATCAGGGAACTCTCAAAGGCCTCAAGGAAAGCATGGCCCAGCAGGGAATCcccaagggagagagaaagaacacaTGTGTTGATTGTGGGGAAAAATTCAGTAGGCGCTTACAGCTTATTACACATCAGAAGACCCACACAGGGAagaaaccctatgaatgctgtgagtgcaggAAAACCTTCACTGATAGTGCaaaccttattagacatcagaggatccacacaggcgAGAGACCCTATacctgctgtgagtgtgggaaaagctttgctTGGAGATCAagccttattacacatcagaggatccacacaggggagaaaccctatgaatgctgtgagtgcggaAAAACCTTCAATGATAGCTCACACCTTATTATACATAAGAGGATTCATACAGGAGAGAGAAATTACACATGCGTTGATTGTGGGAAAAAGTTCAGTAGACGCTCAACCCTTATTAcgcatcagaggatccacactgggaagaaaccctatgaatgctgtgagtgcaaGAAAACCTTCATTGATAGCTCAAAtcttattagacatcagaggatccacacaggagagaggccctataaATGCTGTgaatgtgggaaaaccttcactacAAGCTCActccttattacacatcagaggatccacacatcagagaaaccctatgaatgctgcGAGTGTGGGAAAGACTTTTCTTCAAGCTCataccttattacacatcagaggatccacacaggggagaaaccctataaatgtcttgagtgtgggaaaacctttgCTTGGAGCTCATACCTTATTatacatcagaggatccacacaggggagaaaccctataaatgttttgagtgcgggaaaacctttgCTGTTAGCTCAAACCTTGTTACACATCAGAGgggccacacaggagagagaaataACACATGTGTTTATTGTGGGAAAAAGTTCAGTAggcgctcaacccttattagacatcagaggagccacacaggagagagaccctatgcaTGCTGTgaatgtgggaaaaccttcactcgGAGCTCACACCTCATCAGGCATCAGAGCATTCACACAGaggagaaaccctataaatgctgtGAATGTGGAAAAACCTTCAATCGGAGCTCAAACCTTATTAggcatcagaggatccacacaggggagaaaccctatgAATAA
- the LOC125632950 gene encoding uncharacterized protein LOC125632950 isoform X2 yields MQENYDNLTSLDDGMVSETMEQNPHQEVHKQVESRGVLLQRCKGSVSRSCEQGKTCESQHRPEKWQGNQPAQKVGKSVNYQGTLKGLKESMAQQGIPKGERKNTCVDCGEKFSRRLQLITHQKTHTGKKPYECCECRKTFTDSANLIRHQRIHTGERPYTCCECGKSFAWRSSLITHQRIHTGEKPYECCECGKTFNDSSHLIIHKRIHTGERNYTCVDCGKKFSRRSTLITHQRIHTGKKPYECCECKKTFIDSSNLIRHQRIHTGERPYKCCECGKTFTTSSLLITHQRIHTSEKPYECCECGKDFSSSSYLITHQRIHTGEKPYKCLECGKTFAWSSYLIIHQRIHTGEKPYKCFECGKTFAVSSNLVTHQRGHTGERNNTCVYCGKKFSRRSTLIRHQRSHTGERPYACCECGKTFTRSSHLIRHQSIHTEEKPYKCCECGKTFNRSSNLIRHQRIHTGEKPYE; encoded by the coding sequence ATGATGGGATGGTGAGTGAGACCATGGAGCAGAATCCTCATCAGgaagttcacaagcaagtggaaTCACGTGGGGTGTTATTGCAAAGATGCAAAGGGAGTGTGTCCAGGAGTTGTGAGCAGGGAAAAacctgtgagagtcagcacaggccagagaagtgGCAGGGAAACCAACCAGCGCAGAAGGTTGGTAAATCTGTTAATTATCAGGGAACTCTCAAAGGCCTCAAGGAAAGCATGGCCCAGCAGGGAATCcccaagggagagagaaagaacacaTGTGTTGATTGTGGGGAAAAATTCAGTAGGCGCTTACAGCTTATTACACATCAGAAGACCCACACAGGGAagaaaccctatgaatgctgtgagtgcaggAAAACCTTCACTGATAGTGCaaaccttattagacatcagaggatccacacaggcgAGAGACCCTATacctgctgtgagtgtgggaaaagctttgctTGGAGATCAagccttattacacatcagaggatccacacaggggagaaaccctatgaatgctgtgagtgcggaAAAACCTTCAATGATAGCTCACACCTTATTATACATAAGAGGATTCATACAGGAGAGAGAAATTACACATGCGTTGATTGTGGGAAAAAGTTCAGTAGACGCTCAACCCTTATTAcgcatcagaggatccacactgggaagaaaccctatgaatgctgtgagtgcaaGAAAACCTTCATTGATAGCTCAAAtcttattagacatcagaggatccacacaggagagaggccctataaATGCTGTgaatgtgggaaaaccttcactacAAGCTCActccttattacacatcagaggatccacacatcagagaaaccctatgaatgctgcGAGTGTGGGAAAGACTTTTCTTCAAGCTCataccttattacacatcagaggatccacacaggggagaaaccctataaatgtcttgagtgtgggaaaacctttgCTTGGAGCTCATACCTTATTatacatcagaggatccacacaggggagaaaccctataaatgttttgagtgcgggaaaacctttgCTGTTAGCTCAAACCTTGTTACACATCAGAGgggccacacaggagagagaaataACACATGTGTTTATTGTGGGAAAAAGTTCAGTAggcgctcaacccttattagacatcagaggagccacacaggagagagaccctatgcaTGCTGTgaatgtgggaaaaccttcactcgGAGCTCACACCTCATCAGGCATCAGAGCATTCACACAGaggagaaaccctataaatgctgtGAATGTGGAAAAACCTTCAATCGGAGCTCAAACCTTATTAggcatcagaggatccacacaggggagaaaccctatgAATAA